One genomic segment of Culturomica massiliensis includes these proteins:
- a CDS encoding PepSY-associated TM helix domain-containing protein, which yields MRKFFAKMHLWLSIPFGIIITIVCLTGAILVFETEILELCYPSRYFVREIKGEPLSPAFLIYSAQQQLPDSVKINGIRISSDPRRTYQLVLPGKKAVCFIDPYTAEVTGIDDGQGFFMQTMRLHRWLLDSYKRDGSFSLGKAVVGYATLVFVVILVSGLAVWFPCNRKMLKNRLKIKTRAGWHRFFYDLHVSGGFYAALFLLALALTGLTWSFGWYRDAFYAVFGGTTGRTEVHVPISAGGRSMGQEGKIGRGVEKKDGDRSFSGRESRVAVKETGLSAGKRKESQKPDYIRWAEVLSVLQERYSSFNSITIQDGSATVATADYGNTRGSDRYLFDPASGQITDVQLYKDQPKSGKIRGWIYSVHTGTWGGMTTRILSCLASLLGAVFAVTGYYFRIKRKIRKMK from the coding sequence ATGAGAAAGTTTTTTGCGAAAATGCATTTATGGTTATCGATACCTTTCGGTATTATCATAACGATTGTCTGCCTGACAGGTGCAATATTGGTATTTGAAACAGAAATCCTGGAGTTATGTTATCCTTCCCGTTATTTTGTCAGAGAAATCAAAGGTGAGCCGCTTTCGCCTGCCTTCCTGATTTATTCGGCACAGCAACAATTACCCGATTCTGTTAAAATAAACGGTATCCGGATTTCTTCTGATCCGAGACGGACCTATCAGTTGGTTTTGCCGGGAAAGAAAGCAGTCTGTTTTATCGATCCTTATACGGCAGAGGTAACCGGGATAGACGACGGACAGGGATTTTTCATGCAAACAATGCGCCTTCACCGCTGGTTGCTCGATTCTTATAAACGGGACGGCAGCTTTTCGCTGGGGAAAGCCGTGGTGGGATATGCAACATTGGTGTTTGTCGTTATTTTGGTGAGCGGACTTGCGGTTTGGTTTCCATGTAACAGGAAGATGCTGAAAAACCGGTTGAAAATAAAAACCAGGGCCGGTTGGCATCGTTTTTTTTATGATTTGCATGTGTCCGGGGGTTTTTATGCGGCATTGTTTTTGCTTGCCCTTGCTTTAACCGGGTTAACCTGGTCGTTCGGCTGGTATCGTGATGCTTTTTATGCAGTGTTCGGAGGCACTACCGGACGGACAGAGGTACATGTCCCGATTTCAGCCGGAGGACGAAGTATGGGACAAGAAGGGAAGATCGGAAGGGGGGTGGAAAAGAAGGACGGGGATAGAAGTTTTTCCGGCCGGGAAAGCCGTGTTGCTGTAAAAGAAACCGGATTATCCGCAGGAAAAAGAAAAGAGTCGCAAAAACCGGATTATATCCGGTGGGCGGAGGTGTTATCCGTTTTGCAAGAGCGGTATTCCTCTTTCAATTCCATTACAATTCAGGACGGTTCGGCAACTGTTGCTACCGCTGATTATGGAAATACGAGAGGAAGCGATCGTTATCTTTTTGATCCGGCAAGCGGACAAATCACAGATGTACAGTTGTATAAGGACCAGCCGAAATCCGGAAAGATAAGGGGATGGATTTATTCCGTACATACCGGTACCTGGGGTGGAATGACAACACGGATTTTGTCTTGTCTGGCTTCATTACTCGGAGCTGTTTTTGCAGTAACCGGTTATTATTTCCGGATAAAAAGGAAGATCAGAAAGATGAAATGA
- a CDS encoding DUF4374 domain-containing protein → MKKNYFNRSLAVILCLSLTISCDDHVSGGGDGGDGALSDFVIAASVGDANYLLISDKLDEGSVSAKNNGLTTESGTQWIFYQDKYLYRLVYNQGNAGVTSSYVLNEKGKAEERDNTYEIKRFTSYGIYKNYIITSSTGNLGENMSDGNGFLPKGFLLSYLDVVNETFATNQSVLMAENYLGNGEFVTLAGILQAGNKIYSAAIPMGLSKYGVKANNGEYVKYPELVKTESGGSGSGAYEKGELQWTQYPDEAWIAIYADERFESPKLIRTDKISYACGRYKSQYYQTIWAADNGDVYVFSPSYAKTMTAQVQKTALPAGVVRIKAGTEEFDPNYYCNLEEQTEGRSFLRCWHITEDYFLLLMYDRPLTESGFTANELAIYKGESGRLTYVTGMPAKDVISGFGNTPFSENGIAYMPVTTTDGNQPAIYRIDPKTAVATKGLTVESEKISGVGKLTYFRN, encoded by the coding sequence ATGAAAAAGAATTATTTTAACCGGAGTTTAGCCGTTATTTTGTGTTTGAGTTTAACAATATCCTGCGACGATCATGTATCGGGCGGGGGTGACGGAGGTGATGGCGCATTGTCTGATTTTGTCATTGCTGCTTCTGTCGGGGATGCCAATTATTTGCTGATCAGCGATAAACTCGATGAGGGAAGTGTGTCGGCTAAAAATAACGGTTTGACCACAGAGAGCGGAACTCAATGGATTTTTTATCAGGACAAATATCTGTATCGTCTGGTATATAATCAGGGGAATGCAGGCGTAACTTCTTCGTATGTTCTGAATGAAAAAGGGAAAGCGGAAGAGCGTGACAATACGTATGAGATCAAACGGTTTACATCTTACGGTATTTATAAGAATTATATTATCACTTCTTCCACCGGTAATCTGGGTGAGAATATGTCCGATGGAAACGGTTTTCTGCCGAAGGGTTTTCTGTTGTCTTACCTGGATGTGGTCAATGAAACGTTTGCAACGAATCAAAGTGTCCTCATGGCAGAGAATTATTTGGGAAACGGTGAGTTTGTCACTTTGGCCGGTATTCTGCAAGCCGGTAATAAGATTTATTCTGCGGCGATTCCGATGGGATTGAGTAAGTACGGTGTAAAGGCGAATAACGGCGAGTATGTTAAGTATCCGGAGTTGGTGAAGACCGAATCGGGGGGAAGTGGCAGCGGTGCTTATGAGAAAGGTGAATTACAGTGGACACAGTATCCGGATGAAGCCTGGATTGCCATATATGCCGATGAGAGGTTCGAGAGTCCGAAATTAATCCGGACGGATAAGATCAGTTATGCCTGCGGACGTTACAAATCGCAATATTACCAAACGATTTGGGCAGCCGACAATGGTGATGTATATGTATTTTCACCGTCTTATGCCAAGACGATGACCGCCCAGGTACAAAAAACGGCTTTACCTGCCGGAGTGGTGCGTATTAAAGCCGGAACAGAGGAATTCGATCCGAATTACTACTGTAATCTCGAAGAACAAACCGAGGGTAGGTCGTTTTTACGTTGCTGGCATATTACCGAAGATTATTTTCTGTTGCTGATGTATGACAGGCCTTTGACGGAGAGTGGGTTTACAGCCAATGAACTGGCTATTTACAAAGGAGAGTCCGGAAGGCTTACTTATGTAACAGGTATGCCTGCCAAGGATGTCATTTCCGGGTTCGGTAATACACCGTTTTCTGAAAACGGTATTGCCTATATGCCTGTAACGACAACTGACGGAAATCAGCCGGCCATTTACCGGATTGATCCGAAAACGGCTGTTGCAACAAAAGGACTTACCGTAGAATCGGAGAAGATCAGCGGGGTAGGCAAACTGACTTATTTCCGGAATTGA
- a CDS encoding TonB-dependent receptor, giving the protein MRAFFLKFSLCFVFLLSAVSAFSQDQALISGKILSAEGGTVDFSTVYLKGSSYGGVANGEGIYHLKAPAGRYTLVVSAVGYKTEEIQVLLVAGERHKQNVTLIPQVEELEEAVVVSNGISRLKRSAFNAIALDTKALQNSTQNLSEALAQAPGMKIRESGGVGSDMQLMMDGFSGKHVKVFIDGVPQEGVGSSFGLNNIPVNFAERIEVYKGVVPVGFGTDAIGGVINIVTKRNQKSWFLDASYSYGSFNTHKSYVNFGQTFRSGFIYEINAFQNYSDNDYYVDTPVKNFETGAINKKKIEHVKRFHDNYHNEAVAGKIGVAGKIWADRLVFGFTWSNMYKDIQTGVRQEIVFGGKYRKGYSLMPSLEYRKRDLFTKGLDVVLTANYNKNVTHNVDTSSYEFNWRGEMRPLRMPGEQSYQNIRSDNNNWNGTFTVNYRLGRSHVFTFNHVINDFRRSNRSLLDNSSEANVIPKETRKNISGFSYRLMPKEHWNISVFGKYYDQFIAGPIATSSAQDKYIRTTNSIGAMGYGAAGTYFILKSLQGKLSYEKAYRLPTNEEMFGDEDLETGDIALKPENSDNVNLNLSYNELFGKHSVYAEGGLIYRNTKDYIQRNISGLSGGKYGATYVNHGKVLTKGYTVSFRYGFANRISAGGNFTQMDVRDNVKTVTSGSNQASLTYKARMPNLPYRFANSDITFYWPDLLRKGNKLTVTYDNLYMHRFPLYSEAVGSESKFIVPTQFSHNLTISYGVQEGRYNFSFECRNFTNEKLYDNFSLQKAGRAFYGKVRVYLSGGR; this is encoded by the coding sequence TTGAGAGCATTTTTTTTGAAATTTTCCCTCTGTTTTGTTTTTTTATTATCAGCGGTATCGGCATTTTCGCAAGATCAAGCTTTGATTTCGGGTAAGATATTATCTGCGGAAGGGGGTACCGTGGATTTTTCAACTGTTTATCTGAAAGGTAGCAGTTATGGAGGTGTTGCTAACGGAGAGGGAATTTATCACCTGAAAGCTCCTGCAGGTCGCTATACGCTTGTGGTATCTGCTGTCGGTTATAAGACGGAGGAAATACAGGTGTTGTTGGTTGCGGGCGAACGGCATAAGCAAAATGTAACGCTTATCCCGCAGGTGGAAGAACTGGAAGAAGCCGTGGTCGTTTCTAATGGGATAAGTCGTTTGAAGCGTTCGGCATTTAACGCGATAGCACTCGATACGAAGGCTTTGCAAAATTCGACACAGAATTTGAGTGAGGCCCTGGCACAAGCTCCGGGTATGAAAATCCGTGAATCGGGGGGTGTAGGTTCGGATATGCAGTTGATGATGGACGGATTCAGCGGTAAACATGTCAAGGTGTTTATTGACGGTGTCCCGCAGGAAGGCGTCGGGAGCTCGTTCGGTCTGAATAATATTCCGGTCAATTTTGCCGAGCGTATCGAGGTGTATAAGGGTGTCGTTCCCGTCGGTTTCGGAACAGATGCTATCGGCGGAGTGATCAATATTGTTACTAAAAGGAATCAGAAAAGCTGGTTTCTGGATGCCTCTTATTCTTACGGATCGTTTAATACGCATAAGTCATACGTCAATTTCGGACAGACATTCCGGAGCGGCTTTATATATGAAATCAATGCGTTCCAGAATTATTCCGATAACGATTATTATGTGGATACTCCGGTGAAGAATTTCGAGACCGGCGCAATCAATAAGAAAAAGATAGAGCATGTAAAACGCTTCCATGATAATTATCATAACGAGGCTGTTGCCGGAAAGATCGGTGTTGCGGGTAAGATCTGGGCAGATCGTTTGGTGTTCGGATTTACCTGGTCGAATATGTATAAGGATATACAAACGGGGGTACGGCAGGAAATTGTATTCGGCGGGAAATACCGTAAAGGTTATTCTCTGATGCCATCGCTGGAATACCGTAAGCGGGATTTGTTTACTAAAGGGCTGGATGTGGTTTTGACGGCCAATTACAATAAGAATGTAACTCATAATGTCGATACTTCTTCCTATGAGTTTAACTGGCGGGGAGAAATGCGTCCTCTCCGGATGCCCGGGGAACAGTCTTACCAGAATATCCGTTCGGATAATAATAACTGGAACGGGACTTTTACGGTCAATTACCGTCTCGGCAGGTCCCATGTATTTACTTTTAACCATGTGATTAATGATTTCCGGCGGTCGAACCGCTCTTTGCTGGACAATAGTTCGGAGGCAAATGTCATCCCGAAGGAAACCCGTAAGAATATCAGTGGATTTTCTTATCGGCTGATGCCAAAGGAACATTGGAATATTTCTGTTTTCGGTAAATATTACGATCAATTTATTGCGGGTCCGATTGCTACTTCGTCCGCACAGGACAAGTATATACGGACAACAAATTCGATCGGAGCAATGGGTTACGGAGCAGCCGGTACGTACTTTATATTGAAGAGTCTGCAGGGGAAGTTATCTTATGAAAAGGCTTACCGTTTACCTACCAATGAGGAGATGTTCGGGGATGAGGACCTCGAGACCGGAGATATTGCACTGAAACCTGAAAATAGTGATAATGTAAATTTGAATCTGAGTTATAATGAGTTGTTCGGTAAGCATTCTGTGTATGCCGAGGGCGGTTTGATTTATCGCAATACAAAGGATTACATCCAAAGGAATATATCCGGTTTGAGTGGCGGGAAGTACGGAGCTACTTATGTAAATCACGGCAAAGTGCTGACGAAAGGGTATACTGTTTCTTTTCGTTACGGTTTTGCGAACCGGATAAGTGCCGGAGGAAATTTCACGCAGATGGATGTTCGCGACAATGTGAAGACTGTCACCAGCGGGTCGAATCAGGCCAGCCTGACATATAAAGCCCGGATGCCTAATCTGCCTTACCGGTTTGCCAATTCGGACATCACTTTTTATTGGCCTGACCTGTTACGAAAAGGGAATAAGCTGACGGTTACTTACGATAATTTATATATGCATCGTTTTCCGCTTTATTCGGAAGCTGTCGGCAGTGAGTCTAAATTTATCGTACCGACACAATTTTCTCACAATCTGACAATTTCTTACGGTGTACAGGAGGGACGCTACAATTTTTCTTTCGAGTGCCGGAATTTTACGAATGAAAAGTTGTATGACAATTTTAGTTTGCAGAAGGCCGGCAGGGCATTTTACGGCAAGGTGAGGGTGTATCTTTCAGGGGGACGGTGA
- a CDS encoding MFS transporter → MNKAVIFENKENRKDTIISACVFLSGFSCFAQLYYFQPLLPDLAREFALSASQSSLAVSFSTLGMVFGLIATMFIADRIPRKTLISIGLLASSVFSVAASFSPVFWLLILLSAAKGFLLAGATSVSMAYIGEEVSDRNKARIMALYIAGNALGGMGGRFISSWIGAVSDWRIASVSIGLLCAVFALLFLIFSPKSTHFTPKKESLHTLVVSNLQLITSKSLVPFYLTGGLILGVFVSLYNYMGFYLIKEPFNLPEYSIHYIYLMYIFGMFGSIATVRLTRRRTPFCILKTMLLISAGSILLLYVAHFLLIAIGLAIFTFNFFVVHVLCNRIVSDYDLSKRSVTISIYLLTYYLGSSLLGWATGILLDIFGWRYFLAGLIGIVLLNYTIVTLGIKRIEKK, encoded by the coding sequence ATGAATAAAGCAGTTATTTTCGAAAATAAGGAAAATCGTAAAGACACGATCATTTCAGCCTGTGTCTTTCTTTCCGGATTCTCTTGCTTTGCACAGCTATACTATTTCCAGCCCCTTCTACCGGACCTGGCACGCGAATTCGCACTAAGTGCCAGTCAAAGTAGCCTGGCAGTCTCTTTTTCCACCCTTGGAATGGTATTCGGACTGATAGCGACGATGTTTATCGCCGACCGTATTCCCCGAAAAACACTGATTAGCATCGGATTACTAGCTTCATCCGTTTTTTCCGTAGCCGCTTCCTTCTCACCCGTCTTCTGGTTGCTGATCCTGTTAAGCGCTGCCAAAGGCTTCCTGCTGGCAGGGGCAACCTCTGTTTCCATGGCTTACATCGGAGAAGAAGTATCCGACCGGAACAAAGCCAGAATTATGGCACTCTACATTGCCGGAAATGCCCTCGGAGGCATGGGAGGCCGCTTCATTTCCTCCTGGATCGGAGCCGTATCCGATTGGAGAATAGCCTCCGTTAGTATCGGACTGCTATGTGCTGTTTTTGCGCTGCTCTTTTTAATTTTCAGTCCGAAATCCACACATTTCACACCTAAAAAAGAAAGCCTTCACACCTTAGTCGTCTCCAACCTGCAACTGATAACCTCCAAATCCCTGGTACCCTTCTACCTCACCGGAGGACTGATCCTGGGGGTATTCGTCAGCCTTTATAATTACATGGGATTCTACCTGATTAAAGAGCCGTTCAACCTTCCGGAATACAGCATCCACTACATCTATCTGATGTACATCTTCGGAATGTTCGGTTCGATAGCCACCGTCCGCCTCACACGCCGGCGTACCCCTTTCTGCATCTTAAAAACCATGCTGCTGATATCTGCCGGAAGCATACTCTTACTCTATGTCGCTCACTTCCTCTTAATAGCTATCGGCCTGGCCATATTCACCTTCAACTTCTTCGTCGTCCACGTCCTTTGCAACCGTATCGTCAGCGACTACGACCTGTCGAAACGCTCCGTCACCATCTCCATTTACCTGCTTACCTACTACCTCGGATCGAGCCTGCTCGGTTGGGCAACCGGTATCCTCCTGGACATTTTCGGCTGGCGCTACTTCCTTGCCGGACTGATCGGGATCGTTCTCCTCAATTACACCATCGTCACACTAGGTATCAAACGAATCGAAAAAAAATAA
- a CDS encoding alpha/beta hydrolase has translation MKSIKLFICMILLNLCFLAVKAQEMPEVYLLWPDGPEENNGLADQEITESNGNITFNSTAKLHVYHPEKEIQNGIAVIICPGGGYSFLSMEYEGRMFAQWLIKQGITAIILQYRMPAQHDRIPLADAQRAMRWVRNRAENWGINPDKVGIAGFSAGGHLASTLATHFDQGKTKATDSLEHFSCRPDFTILFYPVISMQESLTHKGSQKALLGKTPAPEKITDYSNELQITAETPKTFLVHSDDDKGVSVQNSIVYYQALKKHNIPAVMYIFPTGGHGWGLRSDFEYYPAWTSLLKKWLEDIGK, from the coding sequence ATGAAATCTATAAAACTATTTATCTGCATGATCCTGCTGAACTTATGTTTTCTGGCCGTTAAAGCACAGGAAATGCCGGAAGTATATCTACTCTGGCCTGACGGACCGGAAGAAAACAACGGGTTAGCCGACCAAGAAATTACAGAATCAAACGGTAACATCACATTCAACAGTACCGCAAAATTGCATGTTTACCATCCGGAAAAAGAGATCCAAAACGGAATCGCTGTTATCATCTGTCCCGGAGGAGGTTACTCATTCCTTTCAATGGAATATGAAGGCCGGATGTTTGCCCAATGGCTGATCAAACAAGGAATAACGGCAATCATATTGCAATACCGCATGCCGGCACAGCACGACCGTATTCCACTGGCAGATGCACAAAGAGCAATGCGTTGGGTAAGAAACCGGGCTGAAAACTGGGGAATAAATCCGGATAAAGTGGGAATTGCCGGATTTTCTGCAGGAGGACATTTAGCATCCACGTTAGCTACTCACTTCGATCAAGGCAAAACCAAAGCCACCGACAGCCTGGAACATTTCAGTTGCCGTCCCGACTTTACCATACTGTTTTATCCGGTAATTTCCATGCAAGAAAGCCTGACTCACAAAGGTTCACAAAAAGCACTTCTGGGAAAAACGCCTGCTCCGGAAAAAATAACGGATTATTCCAACGAATTGCAAATCACTGCAGAAACACCAAAAACATTTCTGGTACACAGTGACGACGACAAAGGAGTATCCGTACAAAACAGTATTGTTTACTATCAAGCTTTGAAAAAACATAATATTCCGGCCGTTATGTATATTTTTCCGACCGGTGGCCACGGTTGGGGATTGCGAAGCGATTTTGAATATTATCCGGCTTGGACGTCCTTACTGAAAAAATGGCTTGAAGATATCGGAAAATAA
- a CDS encoding glycoside hydrolase family 97 protein produces MKAAELKSPNGNLVLHAGVKDGRPVYSLDYKQRPVVKESFLGLELKNDKDLMSGFTIADTEVSTFDETWQPVWGEVKDIRNHYNELALTLKQAGTDRMMVIRFRLYDDGLGFRYEFPQQPDLNYFVIKEEHTQFAMAGDHKAFWIPGDYDTQEYSTVTSRLSEIRGKMKEAITPNASQTPFSPTGVQTSLMMKSDDGLYINIHEAALVDYSCMHLNLDDKNMVFESWLTPDAIGDKGYMQAPCQTPWRTVMVSDDAREILASKLILNLNEPCAYEDVSWIKPVKYIGVWWEMITGKSSWAYADLPSVKLGETDYSKVQPNGKHAANTAHVKKYIDFAAEHGFDQVLVEGWNVGWEDWFGKTKDYVFDFVTPYPDFNVKELNEYAASKGVKLMMHHETSASVRNYERHMDTAYQFMADNGYNAVKSGYVGDIIPRGEYHYGQWLVNHYLYAVKKAADYKIMVNAHEAVRPTGLSRTYPNLIGNESARGTEYEAFGGSNPDHTTILPFTRLMGGPMDYTPGIFEMQVSKANPDNHSFVHSTLARQLALYVTMYSPLQMAADMIENYEPFMDAFQFIKDVAVDWDDSRYLEAEPGDYITVARKAKGTNNWFVGCTADENGHVSNLDFSYLDPDKKYIATVYADAKDAHYEHNPQAYTIRKGVVTNRSKLTLKAAPGGGYAISIMEVTDPQELKGLKKL; encoded by the coding sequence ATGAAGGCGGCAGAGTTGAAATCCCCGAATGGGAATTTAGTTTTGCATGCCGGGGTGAAGGACGGACGTCCGGTATATAGCCTCGATTATAAGCAGCGTCCGGTGGTGAAGGAAAGTTTTTTGGGATTGGAGCTGAAAAATGATAAGGATTTGATGAGCGGTTTTACCATTGCCGATACGGAAGTTTCGACTTTCGATGAAACCTGGCAACCGGTTTGGGGTGAGGTGAAGGATATCCGTAATCATTATAATGAATTGGCATTGACGTTGAAACAAGCCGGGACTGACCGGATGATGGTGATCCGTTTTCGTTTGTACGATGATGGGTTGGGATTTCGTTATGAATTTCCGCAACAGCCGGATTTGAATTATTTTGTAATTAAGGAGGAGCATACTCAGTTTGCTATGGCAGGAGACCATAAGGCATTCTGGATACCCGGCGATTATGATACGCAGGAATATAGTACGGTGACGTCCAGGTTGTCGGAGATCCGGGGTAAGATGAAGGAGGCTATTACTCCCAATGCTTCGCAAACACCGTTTTCCCCGACGGGAGTGCAGACGTCGTTGATGATGAAGAGTGACGACGGATTGTATATCAATATACATGAGGCGGCTTTGGTGGATTATTCTTGTATGCATCTGAATTTAGATGATAAGAATATGGTGTTCGAATCGTGGCTGACACCGGATGCTATCGGGGATAAAGGATATATGCAGGCTCCTTGTCAAACTCCCTGGCGTACGGTGATGGTCAGCGATGATGCGCGTGAGATTCTGGCTTCGAAGCTGATTCTGAATCTGAATGAGCCTTGTGCTTACGAGGATGTATCCTGGATTAAACCGGTGAAATATATCGGAGTGTGGTGGGAGATGATTACCGGTAAAAGTAGCTGGGCTTATGCCGATCTGCCTTCTGTAAAACTGGGAGAAACGGATTATTCTAAGGTACAGCCTAACGGAAAGCACGCGGCTAATACGGCACATGTGAAGAAGTATATCGATTTTGCTGCGGAACACGGATTCGATCAGGTACTGGTGGAAGGCTGGAATGTCGGTTGGGAAGACTGGTTCGGTAAAACGAAGGATTATGTGTTTGATTTTGTTACCCCTTATCCTGATTTTAATGTTAAGGAATTGAATGAGTATGCGGCCTCTAAAGGGGTGAAGCTAATGATGCACCACGAGACATCGGCTTCGGTGCGTAATTATGAGCGCCATATGGATACGGCTTATCAATTTATGGCGGACAACGGTTATAATGCCGTGAAGAGCGGTTATGTGGGAGATATTATCCCCCGAGGTGAATATCATTACGGACAATGGCTGGTAAATCATTATCTGTATGCTGTGAAGAAGGCTGCCGATTATAAGATTATGGTAAATGCCCACGAGGCTGTGCGTCCTACAGGTTTGAGCCGTACTTATCCGAATCTGATCGGTAACGAGTCGGCTCGCGGTACGGAATACGAGGCATTCGGCGGTAGTAATCCCGATCATACGACTATTTTGCCTTTTACCCGCTTGATGGGAGGTCCGATGGATTATACTCCCGGTATTTTTGAAATGCAGGTGAGCAAGGCAAATCCGGATAATCATTCTTTCGTACATTCGACTTTGGCCCGTCAGTTGGCTTTGTATGTGACGATGTACAGTCCGTTACAGATGGCTGCCGATATGATTGAGAATTACGAGCCTTTTATGGATGCATTCCAGTTTATCAAGGATGTAGCTGTCGATTGGGACGACAGTCGTTATCTGGAGGCGGAACCGGGTGATTATATTACAGTGGCCCGTAAGGCAAAGGGGACGAACAATTGGTTTGTGGGTTGTACGGCAGATGAGAACGGGCATGTTTCTAATCTGGATTTCAGTTACCTTGATCCGGATAAGAAGTATATTGCTACGGTTTATGCCGATGCCAAAGATGCACATTACGAGCATAATCCGCAAGCTTATACCATCCGGAAGGGGGTTGTGACGAATAGGTCGAAGCTGACCTTGAAAGCCGCTCCCGGCGGCGGATATGCCATCAGTATTATGGAGGTGACCGATCCGCAGGAGTTGAAAGGGCTGAAGAAGTTATAA
- a CDS encoding DUF6377 domain-containing protein: MQISLYFLFGLLFSLPVIAQSTDREVRLKELDRIVAFPEKYEQQKEERIAVLKAERARTVTEADRFEADAKLVEEYKVYIADSALHYVQEQLYLAQKLGDRRLADKARMMLAEVRIITGMYREAQDLLSVAGSPGLSEDLKGYYYHLYNTLYGAMRDYAIGKDLQQEYERLANLYRDSLLMLYPAGSDTQVLVEAEQLISRGRAQEALAILMPYYATLDPDGREMGYTAYSVADAYRSLGDEGKEKEYLTISALSDLKCGVKEYISLRELAVLLYKEGDVARAYAYMKKAMEDAAFCNARLRTIEVSQVLPIVNEAYRLQTERQRRQMTVSLLSISVLAFFLVLLALYLRRQMRRLAQAKRELGKVNEQLRWLNEELQDVNRQLSDSNRRLQETNDSLAEVNYIKEAYIGRFLDLCSMYIGKLDTYRRSLNKKAMNGQTEELFKELRSTQFVDDELEEFYANFDTAFLRLFPDFVTDFNALLADGEEIVLKPGELLNTELRIFALIRLGITDSNKIAQFLRYSLKTIYNYRTKMRNKARGVRDDFEQEVMRIGTF; the protein is encoded by the coding sequence ATGCAAATATCCTTGTATTTTTTATTCGGTTTATTGTTTTCTTTACCGGTGATCGCCCAATCTACGGACCGGGAGGTCCGTTTGAAAGAGTTGGACCGGATTGTTGCTTTTCCGGAGAAGTATGAACAGCAAAAGGAAGAGCGGATTGCGGTGTTGAAGGCGGAACGGGCCCGTACTGTGACGGAGGCAGATCGGTTTGAAGCCGATGCGAAGTTGGTGGAGGAATATAAGGTGTATATTGCAGATTCGGCTTTGCATTATGTACAGGAGCAGTTGTATCTTGCACAGAAGCTGGGAGACCGCAGGTTGGCGGATAAAGCCCGGATGATGCTGGCAGAGGTACGGATTATTACCGGTATGTACCGGGAAGCGCAGGATTTGCTGTCTGTTGCCGGCAGCCCCGGATTGTCTGAGGATTTGAAGGGATATTACTACCATTTGTACAATACTTTGTACGGCGCAATGCGGGATTATGCTATCGGTAAAGATTTACAGCAGGAGTACGAACGGTTGGCAAATCTGTACCGGGATTCTTTGTTGATGCTTTATCCGGCAGGAAGCGATACCCAGGTGCTGGTGGAGGCGGAACAGCTTATCAGCCGGGGAAGGGCGCAGGAGGCTTTGGCTATTTTGATGCCTTATTATGCTACGCTCGATCCGGATGGACGGGAAATGGGGTATACGGCTTATTCGGTGGCAGATGCGTATCGCAGTTTGGGAGATGAAGGGAAGGAGAAAGAATATCTGACGATATCGGCTTTATCGGATTTGAAGTGTGGGGTGAAGGAGTACATTTCGTTGCGGGAATTGGCAGTGCTGTTATATAAGGAAGGGGATGTTGCGAGAGCTTATGCTTATATGAAGAAGGCTATGGAGGATGCTGCTTTTTGTAATGCGCGGCTGCGCACGATAGAAGTGTCGCAGGTGTTACCGATTGTCAATGAGGCTTACCGTTTGCAGACGGAGAGGCAGAGACGGCAGATGACGGTGTCTTTGTTGAGTATCAGTGTGCTGGCTTTTTTCTTAGTGCTTTTGGCTTTGTATTTGAGGCGGCAGATGAGGCGGTTGGCACAAGCGAAGCGGGAACTGGGAAAGGTGAACGAGCAGTTGAGGTGGCTGAATGAAGAGTTACAGGATGTGAACCGGCAGTTGTCTGATTCGAACAGGCGTTTGCAGGAGACGAACGATAGTCTGGCGGAAGTGAATTATATCAAGGAAGCCTATATCGGCCGTTTTCTGGATCTTTGTTCGATGTATATCGGTAAGCTGGATACTTACCGTCGTTCGCTGAATAAGAAAGCTATGAACGGTCAGACGGAGGAGCTGTTTAAAGAGTTGAGGTCAACACAGTTTGTGGACGATGAGCTGGAGGAGTTTTACGCCAATTTCGATACGGCTTTTCTGCGTCTGTTTCCGGATTTTGTAACGGATTTTAATGCCTTGCTGGCAGATGGGGAAGAAATTGTACTGAAACCGGGTGAGTTACTGAATACGGAGTTGCGGATTTTTGCCCTGATCCGCCTGGGGATAACGGACAGTAATAAGATTGCGCAGTTTCTGCGTTATTCTTTGAAGACGATATATAATTACCGGACGAAGATGCGCAATAAGGCCCGGGGAGTACGGGATGATTTCGAACAGGAGGTGATGCGGATCGGGACGTTTTAA